A window from Danio aesculapii chromosome 6, fDanAes4.1, whole genome shotgun sequence encodes these proteins:
- the gpr180 gene encoding integral membrane protein GPR180: MMLVYSVFLSILLFTSRPAAGKTVSGVFRSDAARENNGQYITRFLYHGENGLMACRVDDALMALQKEAKLLLFQGSQGFDNLSCLERLTSAHISISLSRAEQNQTVPNESRPQTWHVMYADRYTCQDMQISNTLADIHFQITMMNPDSAGNPLDHFSAEEAGLHSFFFLLMVSYFVASCIYAQPLWQTLSKGGPMNSVLKVLSAALLLQGSSVLLNYLHMARYARDGVGTPLSRSLAKLCDTCAQVQMLYMLLSLCVGWSMGRSRRSPSKPLQWDSSPTSTVLALTAGITQGALLVWQQLEDVEQHSFSHTRLSVCGWILTLLRVLLALFLASLLYQLISAERSALKRDFYISFTKGCLLWFLCHPVLLLFSTLLNEHQKEKVLTVGVILCRSISVVVLYRLFLSRSLYWEVSSLSSVTLPITMSRRSPY, translated from the exons ATGATGTTGGTGTACTCTGTCTTTCTCAGTATTCTGTTGTTCACTTCACGTCCTGCAGCAGGTAAAACCGTCTCTGGGGTGTTCAGGAGCGACGCGGCGAGAGAAAACAATGGTCAATACATCACAAGATTCCTGTATCACG GTGAGAACGGCCTGATGGCGTGTCGTGTGGATGATGCACTGATGGCCCTGCAGAAGGAGGCCAAACTGCTGCTGTTTCAGGGTTCGCAGGGATTTGACAACCTGAGCTGTTTGGAGAGACTCACTTCAGCTCACATCTCCA TCAGTCTGAGCCGAGCGGAGCAGAACCAGACCGTGCCGAATGAGTCCAGGCCGCAGACGTGGCATGTGATGTATGCAGACAGATACACCTGTCAGGACATGCAGATCAGCAACACACTCGCAGATATTCACTTCCAGATCACCATGATGAACCCTGACAGCGCAGGAAACCCACTGGATCACTTCAGTGCTGAGGAGGCGG gtctcCACAGCTTCTTCTTCCTGCTAATGGTGTCATACTTCGTGGCGTCGTGTATTTACGCCCAGCCGCTGTGGCAGACGCTGAGTAAAGGCGGCCCGATGAACAGCGTGCTGAAGGTTCTGTCTGCTGCACTGCTGCTGCAGGGATCATCAGTGCTGCTCAACTACTTACACATGGCCCg ATATGCCAGAGACGGTGTGGGGACGCCACTGAGCAGGAGCCTCGCTAAAT tgtgtgacaCGTGTGCGCAGGTGCAGATGCTCTACATGTTGTTGAGTCTGTGTGTGGGCTGGTCTATGGGTCGCAGCAGACGGTCTCCCAGTAAACCTCTGCAGTGGGACTCGTCTCCCACATCCACTGTGCTCGCTCTCACCGCTGGCATCACTCag GGGGCGCTGCTGGTCTGGCAGCAGCTGGAGGACGTGGAGCAGCACAGTTTCTCACACACTCGGCTCAGTGTGTGCGGCTGGATACTGACGCTGCTGCGGGTGCTGCTCGCTCTGTTTCTGGCCTCGCTGCTCTATCAGCTCATCTCAGCGGAGCGGAGCGCGCTCAAACGAGACTTCTACATCAGCTTCACCAAG gggtGTTTGCTGTGGTTTCTGTGTCACCCGGTGCTGCTTCTGTTCTCTACGCTCCTCAATGAGCATCAGAAGGAGAAG gTGCTGACCGTGGGTGTGATCTTGTGTCGCAGTATCTCAGTGGTGGTTCTGTATCGACTCTTTCTGTCCCGCAGTCTGTACTGGGAGGTTTCCTCGCTGTCGTCTGTAACGCTGCCGATCACCATGAGCCGCCGGAGCCCGTACTAA
- the LOC130231218 gene encoding dTDP-D-glucose 4,6-dehydratase-like, with translation MSCSDRRTVLVTGGAGFIGSHLICALAVRFPHWRIINVDNLQYCSNLKNLRSVQASSSYTFIPGDVCDPLFIKHLFSTEHIDVVFHCAAETHVENSFVCPSRFMRVNVDGTAVLVRAALEARVQRFIYISTDEVYGDSVEQPFDELSPKRPTNPYSRSKAAAESIVTSYWLKHKFPAVITRSSNVYGPRQHHEKVIPRFLSLIQQQQKCTIQGSGLQSRHFLYVSDVTDAFLTVMEKGILGEIYNIGTGFEIPIIQLARELVQMKVKSVSAESLHDWLEFVEDRPVTELRYPMSSAKLHRLGWRPRVAWTEGIRRTVQWYEENPNYWPIISKHQMNLPESCHQIPHPV, from the exons ATGAGCTGCAGTGACCGGCGGACTGTGCTCGTCACTGGAGGAGCTGGATTCAT CGGGTCTCATCTGATCTGTGCTCTGGCTGTGCGGTTTCCTCACTGGAGGATCATCAATGTTGATAAT CTCCAATATTGCTCCAACCTGAAGAACCTGCGCTCAGTCCAGGCCAGCAGCTCTTACACCTTCATCCCG GGCGATGTGTGTGATCCTCTGTTCATCAAGCATCTGTTTTCTACTGAACACATTGATGTGGTCTTCCACTGCGCTGCTGAAACTCATGTAG AGAACTCCTTTGTGTGTCCGTCTCGCTTCATGCGTGTGAATGTGGATGGCACTGCGGTGTTGGTACGAGCGGCGCTGGAGGCCAGAGTGCAGCGCTTCATCTACATCAGCACTGATGAGGTGTACGGAGACAGTGTAGAGCAG CCCTTTGATGAACTGAGTCCTAAAAGACCCACAAACCCCTACTCCAGATCCAAAGCTGCAGCCGAGAGCATCGTCACCAGCTACTGGCTCAAGCACAAG TTTCCAGCAGTGATCACGAGGAGCAGTAATGTGTACGGGCCACGGCAGCATCATGAGAAG GTCATTCCCAGATTCCTCTCGCTCATACAGCAGCAGCAGAAGTG cactATCCAGGGCTCCGGACTGCAGTCCAGACACTTCCTATATGTCTCTGATGTCACCGATGCCTTCTTGACGGTGATGGAGAAGGGCATTCTGGGAGAAATCTACAACATTGGAACTGGCTTTGAGATTCCCATCATTCAGCTGGCCAGAGAACTGGTCCAAATG AAAGTCAAGAGCGTCTCTGCTGAGTCTCTGCACGACTGGCTGGAGTTTGTGGAAGATCG CCCTGTGACAGAGCTGCGATACCCCATGAGCTCTGCGAAGCTGCACAGACTCGGCTGGAGACCCAGAGTGGCCTGGACAGAGGGAATCAGACGCACCG ttcaGTGGTACGAGGAGAACCCAAACTACTGGCCGATAATCAGCAAGCATCAGATGAATCTACCAGAGTCATGTCATCAAATTCCTCATCCAGTCTGA